In Gracilinanus agilis isolate LMUSP501 chromosome 1, AgileGrace, whole genome shotgun sequence, the sequence attagagaatggctgaacaaattgtgatatatgatcatgatggaatactattgtgcaataaggaatgataaactgcttgatttccatacacactggaaagacctcaacaaactgatgcagagtgaaatgagcagaaccagaagaacattgtacacagagactgaaacactgtgagaCAATCATATGTATTTGACTTTATCCAGGACAATCTcgaggaatttatgaaaaagaatgctatccacattgagagaaagaactatgagagtagaaacacagaaggaaaacttttgatttttcacttgtttatatgggaattggatgtggggttttggtttttaaaagattgttacaaaaatgaataatatgggaaataggtattgagtggcaatccacgtataacccagtggaattgtttgtcagctctgggaggggagaggaagaaaagggagggaaaacatgaatcatggaaccatggaaaaatatttaaattaaaaaattaaaaaaataaaatgaatatcaaaCTTCTGTagggaatatttttcttaaaaagccagtgattcaagaagcatttattaaatgcctactatattcaAGACATTGTGTTAAGCtatgggatacaaatacaaaagtgagatttTCCCCTGCTTCCAAGGACTTTACATTTTTCTTGGGAGATACAATGTATATGGGGGACTAGAGACTGAGGTAGGGAATTTTGATCTAAGCAATCTTAGGGCTAGTAAATGAGCAAAGGGCAGTAgattgttttgccatttccaCTAGAAATAGCAATAAGATCACTCTGATCTGATGAAACTTAATAGGGGTAAATATAAAATCACTGGtttacaaaaattttatttataagtaCACAGTGATCCCTTGCTGTCACTACATAAAATCCATCCAAAAAGGTCTGATTATAGTGGACTGAAAGCATTATTAATATGATACTCCAACTTAAATAGGTCATAAAGATTATAGTATTCAACTTAAGAGAAAGAGTACCTATGTCTGGAGAGGTTATGATGCCAGGAGAGTCTTTTCTGGTCatactttttctttaatattgtattaagtaaaattattatacaataaaatattgTATTAAATTAAGTTGTATGTAGCATATATTAGTAAAGAGATTGATAAGCTACAAAGTGTAAAGGCATAGGATATGAAGATGAAAGACTTGGCGGCCACAGTATATTGGAACTGtttgaaagaaataagaagatGTAGCTATGGAGACTTACAAGAAGCATGACATTTGTCTTTAAGAGTTTGAAGGGCTGTCCTATAGTGTATGAAGGATCAGATTTATTTTGCTTCTCCATATCTAGAAGAATTAGGATGAAGAGAAGGCCTTTAAgatcttactatgtgccaggcacataaaaGTAAGAGCAAAATCTGGAAGTTTGAAAAAGAGATGTGGGCTCGATGTTAAGGAAAAAACTTCCTTACAGTAAAAGAGAGACCAAAATGAGATTAACTTTTTCAAGGGAGTAAATTGCCTCCATTAAATTTGGACAACAGATATGATATAGATTGGATTCTTGATCCAGAAGGAATCAAATCAGAAGACCATTGAGATTCCTTCCAGATTTGAGATTCAGTGATTCTTTGATTCCTGTAACATTGTAATCCTTTACAGTTAGAGGTCATGAAATTTACTTCCTATTAtcttttatatgattttatacaATATAATGTGTCCTTCataaatgtatgttgaatatatacataaatatattctataatattttctAGAAAGTTCTTGTATTTTAATATTGGTAAAATTGGGAAACTGGAAACATCATTTTTCTAACTGCCATCAAATGAGTTCCATTAGTTTGTGTATAGATGATTTatcctaataaatgtttttgtgaaCCTCATGAGATCCAGAGGCAGAGCTACAGAGGACTCGTGGCAGGGGACTCTATAGGATGGATCTGTGTCTCACATGGGGTAGATGTATATTCTGTGTGGAAAGGAGGAAGGTCACATATTAAACTTTCCTATAACAGTGTtatactttataataaaaaatggcaACATCATCTTTGAATTCAAAGGACAATGTGTAAGAAACAAAATCAACCCATTATAAGCTTTAAAGTTTGTTACATTCTCTTCAAGTACAGGTTTCTGAATAGAAGTTTCACCACAGCATCTTTCACTTCTTTGTTCCTCAGACTGTAGATGATGGGGTTCAACATTGGAGTGATGACCCCATAGGACAATCCAAAAATCTCATCAAAAATCTGACTGTCCTTGGACTTGGGCTTCATGTACATGAAAAGGGCTGAACCATAGAACAATACCACCACAGTTAGGTGGGCTGAGCAGGTGGAAAaggctttcttcctcccttcactaGAATTGATCCTCAGGATAGTGGAGAGGATGAAgacataagaaaagaaaatgagcagGAGAGGAGTCATTAAGTACAGAATACTTCCAACTGTCAGGAGTAGGACATTGATGGAGATGTCTCCACAAATCAGTTTGAGAAGAGCCAGGATTTCACAGGTAAGGTGATCAATGACATTCCCACAGAAAGGCTTTATCAGGGCAAGTACAGAGGGTAGCAGCGTGTTCAAACACCCTATTAACCAGGTCCAAACCGCCATCTGAACACAAAGTCCATTGTTCATTATTATAGTGTATCTTAAGGGATTACAGATGGCAACATACCGGTCAAAAGCCATCACAGCCAGGAGAATGCACTCTGTACAACCCAGTCCAAGAGATAGAATCATCTGTAGTGCACATCGAGTGAAAGAAATGGATTTTCTTTCTGACATAATAATTATCA encodes:
- the LOC123230995 gene encoding olfactory receptor 13D1-like, with the protein product MDKGNYTPVTEFFLIGLSHYPGLQIFLYVICLVMYLVILFGNSFLIIISILDPHLHTPMYFFLGNLSFLDICYTSSSVPQVLIIIMSERKSISFTRCALQMILSLGLGCTECILLAVMAFDRYVAICNPLRYTIIMNNGLCVQMAVWTWLIGCLNTLLPSVLALIKPFCGNVIDHLTCEILALLKLICGDISINVLLLTVGSILYLMTPLLLIFFSYVFILSTILRINSSEGRKKAFSTCSAHLTVVVLFYGSALFMYMKPKSKDSQIFDEIFGLSYGVITPMLNPIIYSLRNKEVKDAVVKLLFRNLYLKRM